Proteins encoded within one genomic window of Epinephelus lanceolatus isolate andai-2023 chromosome 9, ASM4190304v1, whole genome shotgun sequence:
- the LOC117252175 gene encoding ectonucleoside triphosphate diphosphohydrolase 2-like isoform X2 yields MAHRYSQIIPATMLLILAIVGILLVVLPAKEMETPPENMYGIVLDAGSSHTSMYIYKWPADKQNGTGIVTQHSECHAAGGGISSYAGILGGAAASLEACLEQAVKDIPNSRHHQTPLCLGATAGMRILNMVNATESERVLKEVENKLRSYPFKFKEATILSGQEEGAYGWVTVNYLLENFVKYGFVGRWLNPGRKTSGALDLGGASTQITFETSEEVEDKEKVMELKFYGQTYRLYTQSFLCYGQGQFVKKLLAYLIKTQGVKPQVYHPCYPQQFNISIKLGEDVFDSPCTKSYRPAQFNPQMTVSVVGTGDYQNCLDNVTKMFSFDSCSYSKCSFDGVFQPSMSGNFMAFSAFYFTHNYLSRLTNISIMSPNRLKSAIQLVCNMTISELTEKAKQKEKYMKNVCAISNFVQVLLLQGYHFDEDSLLSISFQKNVSGRRSLHRLGSGVHAESEQYGTSREIWTDEGSASRDLGWHSLPLHPPPPHCTGIPTDDLQKHKN; encoded by the exons ATGGCTCACCGATACTCCCAAATCATCCCTGCGACCATGCTGTTGATTCTGGCAATAGTCGGGATTCTGCTGGTGGTCCTTCCGGCTAAAGAGATGGAGACACCACCCGAAAACATG TATGGGATTGTTCTGGATGCAGGCTCATCCCACACCTCCATGTACATCTACAAATGGCCGGCTGACAAGCAAAATGGCACTGGTATTGTTACCCAGCACAGCGAGTGTCATGCAGCAG GTGGAGGTATATCCAGCTATGCAGGTATTCTTGGTGGTGCAGCAGCAAGTCTGGAGGCCTGTCTGGAACAAGCTGTGAAGGATATCCCCAACTCCAGGCACCACCAAACTCCACTCTGTCTGGGAGCTACTGCAGGGATGAGGATCTTGAA CATGGTTAATGCCACAGAGTCCGAGCGAGTACTGAAGGAAGTGGAGAACAAACTGCGGTCATACCCTTTCAAATTCAAGGAGGCAACCATCCTGAGTGGACAAGAGGAGGGGGCATATGGTTGGGTCACAGTCAACTACTTACTTGAAAACTTTGTCAAG TACGGTTTTGTCGGGCGTTGGCTGAATCCAGGCAGGAAGACAAGTGGAGCTTTGGATTTGGGCGGAGCTTCCACACAGATTACTTTTGAGACCTCGGAAGAGGTGGAGGACAAGGAGAAAGTGATGGAGCTTAAGTTTTATGGACAAACCTACAGACTATACACCCAGAGCTTCCTGTGCTACGGTCAAGGCCAGTTTGTAAAGAAACTGCTGGCCTATCTTATCAAG ACTCAAGGTGTGAAACCTCAAGTGTACCATCCCTGCTATCCACAACAGTTCAACATATCTATCAAGCTGGGGGAGGATGTCTTTGATTCTCCGTGTACTAAGAGCTACAGGCCGGCCCAGTTTAATCCTCAGATGACTGTATCAGTCGTGGGCACAGGAGATTACCAGAACTGCCTGGACAACGTCACAAAGATGTTCTCCTTCGACAGCTGCTCTTACTCCAAGTGCTCCTTTGATGGAGTCTTCCAGCCCAGTATGAGCGGAAACTTCATG GCATTCTCTGCCTTCTACTTCACACATAACTACCTCAGCCGCCTCACCAACATCTCCATCATGTCCCCCAATCGACTGAAGAGTGCAATTCAACTTGTCTGCAACATGACCATCTCTGAG CTGACAGAAAAGgcaaaacagaaagagaaataCATGAAGAATGTCTGCGCCATTTCCAACTTCGTCCAGGTCCTCTTACTGCAGGGCTACCATTTTGATGAAGACTCCCTTCTTTCCATCTCTTTTCAGAAAAATGTCAGTG GTAGGCGGAGCCTCCATAGGCTGGGCTCTGGGGTACATGCTGAATCTGAGCAGTATGGTACCAGCAGAGAGATTTGGACTGATGAAGGCTCTGCCTCCAGGGACCTGGGCTGGcattctcttcctcttcatcctcctcctcctcattgcACTGGTATACCTACTGATGATCTACAGAAACACAAGAACTAA
- the LOC117252175 gene encoding ectonucleoside triphosphate diphosphohydrolase 2-like isoform X1: protein MAHRYSQIIPATMLLILAIVGILLVVLPAKEMETPPENMYGIVLDAGSSHTSMYIYKWPADKQNGTGIVTQHSECHAAGGGISSYAGILGGAAASLEACLEQAVKDIPNSRHHQTPLCLGATAGMRILNMVNATESERVLKEVENKLRSYPFKFKEATILSGQEEGAYGWVTVNYLLENFVKYGFVGRWLNPGRKTSGALDLGGASTQITFETSEEVEDKEKVMELKFYGQTYRLYTQSFLCYGQGQFVKKLLAYLIKTQGVKPQVYHPCYPQQFNISIKLGEDVFDSPCTKSYRPAQFNPQMTVSVVGTGDYQNCLDNVTKMFSFDSCSYSKCSFDGVFQPSMSGNFMAFSAFYFTHNYLSRLTNISIMSPNRLKSAIQLVCNMTISELTEKAKQKEKYMKNVCAISNFVQVLLLQGYHFDEDSLLSISFQKNVGGASIGWALGYMLNLSSMVPAERFGLMKALPPGTWAGILFLFILLLLIALVYLLMIYRNTRTKEGMV, encoded by the exons ATGGCTCACCGATACTCCCAAATCATCCCTGCGACCATGCTGTTGATTCTGGCAATAGTCGGGATTCTGCTGGTGGTCCTTCCGGCTAAAGAGATGGAGACACCACCCGAAAACATG TATGGGATTGTTCTGGATGCAGGCTCATCCCACACCTCCATGTACATCTACAAATGGCCGGCTGACAAGCAAAATGGCACTGGTATTGTTACCCAGCACAGCGAGTGTCATGCAGCAG GTGGAGGTATATCCAGCTATGCAGGTATTCTTGGTGGTGCAGCAGCAAGTCTGGAGGCCTGTCTGGAACAAGCTGTGAAGGATATCCCCAACTCCAGGCACCACCAAACTCCACTCTGTCTGGGAGCTACTGCAGGGATGAGGATCTTGAA CATGGTTAATGCCACAGAGTCCGAGCGAGTACTGAAGGAAGTGGAGAACAAACTGCGGTCATACCCTTTCAAATTCAAGGAGGCAACCATCCTGAGTGGACAAGAGGAGGGGGCATATGGTTGGGTCACAGTCAACTACTTACTTGAAAACTTTGTCAAG TACGGTTTTGTCGGGCGTTGGCTGAATCCAGGCAGGAAGACAAGTGGAGCTTTGGATTTGGGCGGAGCTTCCACACAGATTACTTTTGAGACCTCGGAAGAGGTGGAGGACAAGGAGAAAGTGATGGAGCTTAAGTTTTATGGACAAACCTACAGACTATACACCCAGAGCTTCCTGTGCTACGGTCAAGGCCAGTTTGTAAAGAAACTGCTGGCCTATCTTATCAAG ACTCAAGGTGTGAAACCTCAAGTGTACCATCCCTGCTATCCACAACAGTTCAACATATCTATCAAGCTGGGGGAGGATGTCTTTGATTCTCCGTGTACTAAGAGCTACAGGCCGGCCCAGTTTAATCCTCAGATGACTGTATCAGTCGTGGGCACAGGAGATTACCAGAACTGCCTGGACAACGTCACAAAGATGTTCTCCTTCGACAGCTGCTCTTACTCCAAGTGCTCCTTTGATGGAGTCTTCCAGCCCAGTATGAGCGGAAACTTCATG GCATTCTCTGCCTTCTACTTCACACATAACTACCTCAGCCGCCTCACCAACATCTCCATCATGTCCCCCAATCGACTGAAGAGTGCAATTCAACTTGTCTGCAACATGACCATCTCTGAG CTGACAGAAAAGgcaaaacagaaagagaaataCATGAAGAATGTCTGCGCCATTTCCAACTTCGTCCAGGTCCTCTTACTGCAGGGCTACCATTTTGATGAAGACTCCCTTCTTTCCATCTCTTTTCAGAAAAAT GTAGGCGGAGCCTCCATAGGCTGGGCTCTGGGGTACATGCTGAATCTGAGCAGTATGGTACCAGCAGAGAGATTTGGACTGATGAAGGCTCTGCCTCCAGGGACCTGGGCTGGcattctcttcctcttcatcctcctcctcctcattgcACTGGTATACCTACTGATGATCTACAGAAACACAAGAACTAAAGAAGGCATGGTGTAA